In Chitinophaga oryzae, the sequence TCCTCCTGCAACCACCCGCTGCAGCCCGTTATAGGCTCCCGGTGTGATCATCTCCAGGTAACTCGGCGTGGCATGGAAATGTGTGATCGCTGCGGCTGACAGTAACAGCATCATGGCCGCAGGGTCCTGCCGGGTGGCCTCGGGCGCTACCACCAGGGCCGCGCCATGAAGAAGGGCCAGGAAGATCTGCTCTACAGATGCGTCGAAACTCAACGCGGAGAACTGCAATATCCTATCCGTTGGTTGCACCCCGAAGCTCCTGCCCTGGCTGGCAATCAGGTTCACGACACTGTGCTGCCCGATCATTACCCCTTTGGGCTTGCCGGTGGAACCGGAGGTGTAGATCACATAAGCCAGGTCTGTGGATTGATTAATAATTTCCGGCAGCTGCTCGCTGTAGTCGGCGGCATGTTCCCGGAAGTCCTCCAATACCACGGCATCGATCACCAGCCGGCAGCCGCTGTCGGCTATCATGTAGCCGATACGTTCCTGCGGGTAGCTGGTGTCCAGCGGCAGGTAAGCGCTACCGGATTTCAGGATAGCCATCAGCGTGATGATCAGCCATTCGCTGCGGTCCAGCTGTATGCCTACCAGCTCGTCGCGCTGCACCTGGCAGCGCTGCCGCAGGTAATGTGCCAGGCGGTTGGACAGGCGGTCCAGCTCCTGGTAGCTCAGGCGCACCTCCTCATATACCAGGGCGGTATTGTCCGGTGTGCGCTGCGCCTGTTCCACGAACAGCGCGGCCAGCGGCTTATCCTTCGGATAAGCGACGGTTGTATTGTTAAAAGTGTGTAATAAAGTTTCCTGTTCGGCCACAGGCAGATAAGATAAACGGCCCAACGGCGTTTCAGGCGTGTTCACCACCGCCAGCAACAGTCCTTCCAGGTGGGTGGCCATACGAACGGCGGTATCCCGCTGATACAGGTCGGTGTTGTATTCCAGCCGCAGGCGAACCATATCGGCTGACAGTTCCGTGAAGTTGAACAGCAGGTCAAATTTACTGATGCCACCATCAGCTCCCGCATAGGGCTGCACCTGTAAACCGTCGCAGTCGATGGTGGTACGGTCATTGTTCTGCAATACCACCATCACGTCAAACAGGGCGCTGCGGCTGAGATCACGCGGCAGGTCCAGTGCATCCACCAGCTCGTCGAAGGGATAGGCCTGGTGCTCATAGGCGCCCAGGGCGACTGTCTTCACCTGGTCCAGCAGCTGCAGGAAGCTGTGTTGCCTGTCCAGCCGGGTGCGTAAAGCCAGCGTATTGACGTAGAAGCCCAGCTGGCCCGACAGGTCGGCATGCTCACGGCCCGCAACGGGGCTACCGGTGATAATATCATCATGGCCACTGTAGCGGTGCAGCAGGATATTCACCAGCGACAACAAGCCCATGAACAGGGTAGCATCCTGCGCCAGCAGCAGTGATTTCAGCGCTGCGGACGGCACATCTACCGTTACAAAATCGCCCTGGTAGGTTTTTACTGCCGGGCGAATACCGTCAGTGGGCAGCTCCAGCACAGGCAGCGGCCCGGAGAACTGGTCCAGCCAGTAAGCCTTGCTGGCGGCCATTTCAGGCGACAGCAAACAGGATTGCTGCCAGGCTGCATAATCCTTGTATTGTAAAGGAAGGGCGGGCAACGGCGTGTTGCCTTTGCCGTTATAGTAATGTAGTACTTCTTTTATCAGCACATCTATGGACCAGCCATCGCTGATGATGTGATGCATCACAAAGCCCAGCAGGTAATGTCCTTCGCTGATCTCATACAGGCGGGCGCGCAGCAGCGGGCCGGCGGACAAGTCAAACGGTGCGGACAGGTCTGCATGGAGATCATCGCCCGGCAACAGCGAAAAGTCAATCTCTTCTGCCGGGATGATGTACTGCCTTACCTCTCCTGCTTTATTCTCCCGGAAAACGGTCCTTAATATCTCATGGCGGCGGATCACCTCCCGGAAGCCCGCTTCCAGCAAGCCCTTGTCCAGCGTACCTTTCAGCTCCAGTACCGCCGGCATATGATACGCTGTGCTGGCATCACCCAATTGGCTCAGCAGCCACATACGGCGCTGTGACGATGACAGGGCATAATCTTCCCGGACATCCAGCACGGGGATACGCTGATAAGCGCTTTGCTCCTGTGCGGCGATCCAGGCGGCTTGTTCCTCCAGCACGGGCCGCAGGAAAAGCTCCTTCAATGGCACGCGGACCGAGAACTGTTGATGGATGGCGGCGGCCAGGCGGGACAGCTTTAAGCTATGACCGCCCAGCTCAAAGAAATTATCCTTTACACCGGCTTCGCGGGAAAGCAACTGCTGCCAGAGCGTTGCCAGCTGCTGTTCTGTGGCATTGCGCGGAGCGATATAGTTCGTATGTCTTCCTCCGTTACCGGCAGGCAATGGCAGGCGGCGTTTATCCACCTTACCGTTGGCCGTCAGCGGCAGACTCTCCAACGCTACAAAGAAAGCCGGTACCATATAGCCCGGCAGCCGCTCTGACAGCCAGCTCCGAAGCGCGGCCACATCAACGTCCGCAGCGCTTACTATATAAGCTACGAGGTCTTTTTCGCCAGGCTGTATTTCAGCAGCGATCACTACTGCCTGTTGTATACCTTCATAGCCCTGGATGACATGCGTAATCTCTCCAGGCTCTATCCGGTAGCCGCGTACTTTCACCTGGTCGTCGGCACGGCCGCAGAACAACAAATTGCCTGATGCAGTCCATCTGCCTATGTCACCTGTTTTATACAGGCGTTCACCAGGAATAAAAGGATGTACGACAAATTTCTCAGCTGTCAGGGCAGGATTATTCAGATAACCACGGGCCAATCCGTCTCCCCCTACCCATATTTCGCCGGCCACCCCTATCGGACAAAGTTGTCCTTCCTTGTCCAACACATAAGCAGTGCTGTTGCTGACAGGTCTTCCTATGGGGATTTCCGTCTGCGATGCATCCACCACATGACACAGGGAGAAAGTTGTATTTTCCGTGGGCCCGTAACCGTTAATAATGGTCAGCTGCGGACACGACTCCTGCAAAACACGTACGTGCGTTGCAGATAGCTTGTCACCGCCTGCCAGTACCGTTTGCAATGAGCGGAAGACAACCGGCGACCTGTCTATCAGCTGATGAAACCATCCGGCGGTAAACCACATCATCGTTACCTGCTCGCGGTTGACCAGCTGTAATAATTGTTCATCATCCAGCAGTACATCCAGTGAGCTCATCACCAGTGTGCCGCCGTGCAATAACATGCTCCAGTATTCAAATGTAGTAGCGTCGAAGGATACCGCACCTGTTGACAGCAACACCTCCTCTCCTTTCAGTTGCACATAGTTACAACCCATTACCAGCCTTACCACACTGCGTTGTTCAATCATTACCCCTTTGGGCTTGCCGGTGGAACCGGAGGTATACATTACATAGGCCAGGTCTGTAGGTTGATTGACTTGTTCCGGCAGCTGCTCGCTGTAATCGGCGGCATGTTCCCGGAAGTCCTCCAATACCGCGGCATCGATCACCAGCCGGCAGCCGCTGTCGGCTATCATGTAGTCGATACGTTCCTGCGGATAGCTGGTGTCCAGCGGCAGGTAAGCGCCGCCGGATTTCAGGATAGCCATCAGCGTGATGATCAGCCATTCGCTGCGTTCCAGCTGTATGCCTACCAGCTCGTCGCGCTGCACCTGGCAGCGCTGCCGCAGGTAATGCGCCAGGCGGTTGGACAGGTGATCCAGTTCCCGGTAGCTTAGGCGCACCTCCTCATATACCAGGGCGGTGTTGTCCGGCGTGCGCCGCGCCTGTTCCACGAACAGCGCGGCCAGCGGCTTATCCTTCGGATAAGCGACGGTTGTATTGTTAAAAGTGTGTAATAAAGTTTCCTGTTCGGCCACAGGCAGATAAGATAAACGGCCCAACGGCGTTTCAGGCGTGTTCACCACCGCCAGCAACAGTCCTTCCAGGTGGGTGGCCATGCGAACGGCGGTATCCTGCTGATACAGGTCGGTGTTGTATTCCAGCCGCAGGCGGACCGTATCGGCTGACAGTTCCGTAAAGTTGAACAGCAGGTCAAATTTACTGATGCCACCATCAGCTCCCGCATAGGGCTGCACCTGTAAACCGTCGCTGTCGATGGTGGTGCGGTCATTGTTCTGCAATACCACCATCACGTCAAACAGGGCGCTGCGGCTGAGATCACGCGGCAGGTCCAGTGCATCCACCAGCTCGTCGAACGGATAGGCCTGGTGTTCATAGGCGCCCAGGGCGACTGTCTTCACCTGCTCCAGCAGCTGCAGGAAACTGTGTTGCCTGTCCAGCCGGGTGCGTAAAGCCAGTGTATTGACGTAGAAGCCCAGCTGGCCCGACAGATCGGCATGCTCACGGCCCGCAACGGGGCTGCCGGTGATAATATCATCCTGGCCACTGTAGCGGTGCAGCAGGATATTCACCAGCGACAACAAGCCCATGAACAGGGTAGCATCCTGCGCCAGCAGCAGTGACTTCAGCGCTGCGGACGGCACATCTACCGTTACAAAATCGCCCTGGTAGGTTTTTACTGCCGGGCGAATACCGTCAGTGGGCAGCTCCAGCACAGGCAGCGGCCCGGAGAACTGGTCCAGCCAGTAAGCCTTGCTGGCGGCCATTTCAGGCGACAGCAAACAGGATTGCTGCCAGGCTGCATAATCCTTGTATTGTAAAGGAAGGGCGGGCAACGGCGTGTTGCCTTTGCCGTTATAGTAGTGTAATACTTCTTTTATCAGCACATCTATGGACCAGCCATCGCTGATGATGTGATGCATCACAAAGCCCAGCAGGTAATGTCCTTCGCTGATCTCATACAGGCGGGCGCGCAGCAGCGGGCCGGCGGACAAGTCAAACGGTGCGGACAGGTCTGCATGGAGATCATCGCCCGGCAACAGCGAAAAGTCAATCTCTTCTGCCGGGATGATGAACTGCCTTACCTCTCCTGCTTTATTCTCCCGGAAAACGGTCCTTAATATCTCATGGCGGCGGATCACCTCCCGGAAGCCCGCTTCCAGCAAGTCCTTGTCCAGCGTGCCTTCTAGCTCCAGTACCGCCGGCATATGATACGCTGTGCTGGCATCACCCAGTTGGCTCAGCAGCCACATACGGCGCTGTGATGATGACAGGGCATAATCTTCCCGGACATCCAGCACGGGGATACGCTGATAAGCGCTTTGCTCCTGTGCAGCGATCCAGGCGGCTTGTTCCTCCAGCACGGGCCGCAGGAAAAGTTCCTTCAATGGCACGCGGACCGAGAACTGTTGATGGATGGCGGCGGCCAGGCGGGACAGCTTTAAGCTATGACCGCCCAGCTCAAAGAAATTATCCTTTACACCGGCCTCGCGGGAAAGCAGCTGCTGCCAAAGGGTTGCCAGCTGCTGTTCTGTGGCATTGCGCGGAGCGATATAGTTCGTATGTCTTTCTCCGTTACCGGCAGGCAATGGCAGACGGCGTTTATCCACCTTACCGTTGGCCGTCAGCGGCAGACTCTCCAACGCTACAAAGAAAGCCGGTACCATATAACCCGGAAGCCGCTCTGACAGCCAGCTACGAAGCGCGGCAATATCAACGTCCGCGGCGCTTACTATATAAGCTACGAGGTCTTTTTCGCCGGGCTGTATTTCAGCAGCGATCACTACTGCCTGTTGTATACCTTCATAGCCCAGGATAAAATGTGTAATCTCTCCAGGCTCTATCCGGTAGCCGCGTATTTTCACCTGGTCGTCGGCACGGCCGGAGACCGCGATAGTGCCATCTGGCAGCCACCTGGCTACGTCCCCGGTGCGGTACAGTTTTTCATCCGCACGGAAAGGATGCGCAATGAAACGTTCTGCGGTGAGCGATGGATTGTTCAGATAACCGCGGGCAAGGCCTGCGCCTGCAATACACAGCTCTCCATTCACCCCGATAGGTTGCAATTGCTGCTGTTCATCCAGGATGTATATCTGTGTATTATCCAGCGGGCGCCCTACAGGGATGGTCCTTTCTTCCTGGCCGGACACCAGGTAAATATTGCTGGAAATTGTGGCCTCCGTAGGTCCGTATTTGTTATAGAACTTCAGCCGGTGCGACCATCTCTCCGCCAGTGAGGCGGGACAAGCTTCTCCGGCAGAAACCATTCTCTTTAAACATAAGCCGCCGCCGGTGTCTACCCCATCCAGCAATGCAGGCACTGTATGTATATGCGTAATGCGGTGCTTTCTAAGGAATTGGTTCAGTAACACAGGATCCAGTGTTTCTTCCCTGCTGATGATGTACAGGGAAGCGCCGAACAATAATCCCAGCAATACCTGTTCCGCAGAAGCATCAAATGCAATATTGGAAACCTGGATAATGCGGTCCTGGTCATCCACCTGGTAGTGCCGGTTGATGGCAAAGATGTAGTTGACCAGGTTGCGATGCGTGATCATCACCCCTTTAGGCTGACCGGTAGAACCGGAAGTATAAATAACGTAGGCAAGATCTTCCGGTTCATGGTGATTTACCGGGCCATGGGCCATGTGGTCATGTTCGTCCTGCCGGAAGGTCGCCACCATGTCCGCATCTACCACCAGCTTACAGCCGCTGTCCTTTATGATGTAAAGGATACGTTCGGCGGGATAGGCCGGATCTATAGGCAGATAAGCAGCACCTGCTTTCCAGATGGCCAACAGCGTGATGATCATCCACTCGTTGCGTTCCAGCTGCAATCCTATCAGGGAACGGGCCTGTACGTCATATTGTTTCCGCAGGAAGTGCGAGAACCTGCTTGAAATTTCATCCAGCTCCTCATAAGTGAGCACATTTTCCCCGGATACCAGCGCGGTATGATCAGGCGTACGTTTCACCTGCGCAGACCACAGGTCTGTGAGCGTTTTGTCTAAGGGGAACGGCTGCGCTGTATCATTGAAGTCCTCCAGCAGCAGTTGCCTTTCAGCGTCAGACATATACATCAACTGTCCCACAGCAACACCGGCATCAGCGACCACGGCCTGCAGAAGTCCTTTTACGTGGAGGGCCATGCGATGAGCGGTATCCTGCTTATACAGATCTGTATTGTATTCCAGCCGGAGACGGATAATATCGTCGGCCAGTTCGGTAAAATTAAACGAGAGATCGAATTTACTGATAGTGTTCTCGACCCCTTCATAAGGAGCAGCAGAGAATTCATCAGTGGCAATAACCGCACTATCGTTATTCTGCAATACCACCAGTACATCGAAGAGCGCGTTGCGTCCGAGATCACGGGGCAGGTCCAGCGATTCCACCAGTTCGTCAAACGGGTATGCCTGATGCTCATACGCTCCCATGGCTACGGACTTCACGTGCGCCAGCAACTGTGCAAAGCTATGCCCGGCATTGACGCTGGTACGCAATGCCAGCGTGTTTACGTAGAAACCTATCTGGTGGGCCAGGTCTGCATGTACGCGGCCGGCCACCGGGCTTCCCACAATAATATCTTCCTGGCCGCTGTACCGGTGCAACAATATTTTCACCAGCGATAATACGCCCATGAACAGCGTGGCATCATGATGCTGCAACAAACGTTTAAAAGCAGCCGCCGGAAGGTCCAGCGTTACCGCGTTGCCACGGAAAGTTTTCACCGCAGGCCGTACCGCGTCCAGCGGCATTTCCAGCACGGGCAGCCCGCCAGACAGCTGTTCCATCCAATAGTTTCTGCTGGCAAGCATATCGGCAGACAGCAATTCCTGTTGCTGCCAGGCCGCATAATCCTTGTATTGTACTGTGAGCGGCAGCAGCTGCGACGAATGACCGTTGTAATGCGCCAGTACTTCTCTGACCAGTATATCTATTGACCAACCGTCACTGATGATATGGTGCATTACAAAACTGAGTACATAACGGCCGGCGCCCTGAGGGTAAAGGACCGCCCGCAACAACGGCCCTGCCGACAAATCAAAGGGGACGGACAGCTCTTGCTGCAGCGCTTCATCAAGCTGTTCTGTATGCCGTATCGCCAGGCGGAACAACTGTTCGTGGGGCGGACGTATCACCTGCCGCACCTCACCGGCATTATTTTCTACAAAAACCGTCCGCAGTATTTCATGCCTGGCGATAAGCTGTAAAAAACTGTTTTCCAGCAATACCGTATCCACCTTGCCTTCCAGCAAGAGAAAAGCAGACATGTGATAAGCCGCGCTGCGTTCTTCCAGTTGGCTTAACAACCACATACGGCGTTGCGACGATGACAACGCATAATCTTCCTGCACGCCTAACAATGGTATGCCTTTATAGCCGGACTTGTCAAAGCTATCGATCAACCTGGCCTGATCTTCCAGTACCGGGTGGTTGAACAGGTCCCGCAACGGTATGCGTACGTCAAATTCCTGGTGGAGCTGTGCGGCCAGCCGGGATAATTTCAGGCTATGTCCGCCCTGTTCAAAAAAGTTGTCCAGCACGCTGACTTTGTCCTTGTTCAGCAGTTTATGCCACAGGGCCGCCAGCCGGATTTCCGTAACGGTGCGTGGCGCCACGGACACGCGGCGCTGCAAATCGTTCCAGGACAGGTCTGCCAGTGCTTTCCTGTCTACCTTGCCGTTTATATTTAAAGGGATTTCAGTAAGCGCCATAAATTGCGCCGGTACCATATATGCCGGTAATCTGCCTGCCAGGAATTGTTTCAGCGCTACCACATCTATTGCCTGGCCCGCAACATAATAACCGACCAACACCCTGTCGTTTCCGGCATCTCTTACGTCGGCCACTGCCCGTTGTATGTCCGGAGAAAACTGTAAGATAACATGTTCAATTTCTCCCAGTTCAATCCGGAAGCCGTTCAGCTTCACCTGCTGGTCTTTGCGGCCATAGTATTCCAGGTTGCCGTCGGGAAGCCAGCGGCCAATATCCCCGGTGTCATACATCAGCGCGCCCTCATGGAAGGGATTGACAACAAATTTCTCAGCGGTGAGCGCGGGTTTATGGAGATATCCCTGGCACAAACCGTCGCCGGCGATATAGATTTTCCCGTAAAGCCCCGGGGGTAGCAATTGCAGGGCGTCGTCCAGGATATATACCTGTGTATACGCAATTGGTTTTCCGATGGGCACATTCCGGTAGGTCCGCTGTTGCAGGCGATAGCAGGTGCTGTAGGTAGTATCTTCAGAAGGGCCATACAGGTTCCTCACTTCTGCCGGGAGCTGCACCAGTTTCCTCGCAACATCCGGCGGGAAAGGCTCTCCGGCCAGGTTGATCACTGATACGTTGCGCAGGTCCTGGCCTTCATCCAATAGCGCGCGCATGACCGAAGGTACTGTATTGAGCAGGATATTGTTATCCGTTTGCAGGTATTGCGCGCTTTCCAGCGCATTCTGCAAGATCCTGATCTTTCTGCCGGCAATAAGCGTATAAAACATCTCAAAGATGGAGAGGTCGAAGCAATGAGAGGTAGCGGCATACACGATATCAAAACGCGATTGCGCAAACTCAGATTGGCACCAGTCGAGGAACGCAGCTGCATTTTTATGCGCGATCATCACCCTTTGGGCTGACCGGTTGACCCGGAAGTGTAGATGATATAAGCCAGATCTCCCGGCTGGCTGACAGTTCCAGGGTTATCTGCCGGCATCTCATACTGCGACTGCATGAACAGCTGCAGCACCGCCGTATCCAGTACCAGTCTGGCGCGGGAGTCCTGTTGTATATAGGCTTGTCTTTCTTCAGGATAATTGACATCTACCGGAACATATGCGGCCCCGGTTTTTAACACCGCCATGATCGCTGTCAACAGGTTTTCATTGCGTGGAAGTTTCACCGCCACGATGTCTCCGGGGCCGGCATGATGCTGCTGCATGAGCCACCATGCCAGCCGGTTGGCGTTTTCATTGAGTTGGGCATAAGTCAGCTGCCGGCTGTCGCAGATAACCGCAACACGGTCCTGATGGGCCAGTACAGCCGCTTCCAGCTGGGACATGAGCAACCCGTTATGTTGCCAGGCGTTATGTCCCGCTGTATAGGTATGTAATAACAGCTCACGGTCCTGTTCATTAATTACCGGTATCTCCGTAACGGGCAGGGGCAAATAACTTTCCAGGTGTTGCAGCCAGTAATGAAAACAGTACAGGAAATGCGTGGCGATGGCGGGCGTACAGAAGTGTTCATCGAAAGAAGCCTTCAGGCCCCAGGATTCCGGTGTTTCCTGTAGTACTGTCAGGGAAAAAGGAAATACCTCCCCTTCGCTCTCCCTGCAGAAGAAGAAACCGGCATTGGCATGACTTTCAAAAGTACCGGGGGCGATGGTATGGGCAGCGTAGCGAAACACTTCCTGCACCAATGCTTTTGTCGTTTGCAACTGTTGTTGCAGCGTTTGCGGCTTCCAGGCGATATCGTATAATAAGGGGGCCTGTTCATGCTGAGGCAACCCTTTGGAGAAAATAAAAGGCTGTTCTCCAAAATACCTGCGCAATAAAACAGCATAAACCGTCATCAAGACAGTAAACTCCGCTAATGGCTTGCCGGAAGTAAGTTTCCTGAAATAAAAGATTGAACTGGTGCTGACAGTAATACGGGAACTGGCCACGGATGCTAACTGCAAGCGGTTAGACCCTGTCCTGTTTTTCAATTTTTCCTGCCAGTAGTTATCAATGAGTTTTCTCTTGATTGTTTCCATATCAACTACTGATTCAAAAATGCGGTGGGGGAAAAAACGGGTAATTACCCGGTTATTGTGCGAGCGCTTCTCCTATATAAATAGCGGGAACATCCATCAGGATAGACCTTTGCAGGATCTCTACCCTTACAAGGAATTTATGGTGACCCTTAAAGTGAACGATTTCGCAGGAGAGGCCGTTGAGCGGGCCTTCCTGCAGGATATATTTTTCACCGGGTCTGATGTAGTCGTAACATACTTCCAGCCCGGTACCGGCGACAGTGAGCAAACGTATATTATCTATTTCCTGCTGGCTAATTGAGGCAATCCGGTTGTTAAACTTAACGTAGTGGCATATCCCTTCCACCTGTATACTGGTCGTATACTGAAGAGGATCTTCCAGATATACAAATACATAAGAAGGAAACAATGGAAGTTCCACCGTTTTAAACCGGTCTTTCCACTTATGCCTTTCTTTTTTAAGGGGCAGATAATTTTCGATACTGCATCTGGACAGTTGTTCAGCTACTTTTTTTTCCTGCCTTGATCTGGTATAGATCAGGTACCAAGAAGGTGTGAACTGGGACATAGGTGCTGCTGTGTTTATTATG encodes:
- a CDS encoding non-ribosomal peptide synthetase, which gives rise to MVPAQFMALTEIPLNINGKVDRKALADLSWNDLQRRVSVAPRTVTEIRLAALWHKLLNKDKVSVLDNFFEQGGHSLKLSRLAAQLHQEFDVRIPLRDLFNHPVLEDQARLIDSFDKSGYKGIPLLGVQEDYALSSSQRRMWLLSQLEERSAAYHMSAFLLLEGKVDTVLLENSFLQLIARHEILRTVFVENNAGEVRQVIRPPHEQLFRLAIRHTEQLDEALQQELSVPFDLSAGPLLRAVLYPQGAGRYVLSFVMHHIISDGWSIDILVREVLAHYNGHSSQLLPLTVQYKDYAAWQQQELLSADMLASRNYWMEQLSGGLPVLEMPLDAVRPAVKTFRGNAVTLDLPAAAFKRLLQHHDATLFMGVLSLVKILLHRYSGQEDIIVGSPVAGRVHADLAHQIGFYVNTLALRTSVNAGHSFAQLLAHVKSVAMGAYEHQAYPFDELVESLDLPRDLGRNALFDVLVVLQNNDSAVIATDEFSAAPYEGVENTISKFDLSFNFTELADDIIRLRLEYNTDLYKQDTAHRMALHVKGLLQAVVADAGVAVGQLMYMSDAERQLLLEDFNDTAQPFPLDKTLTDLWSAQVKRTPDHTALVSGENVLTYEELDEISSRFSHFLRKQYDVQARSLIGLQLERNEWMIITLLAIWKAGAAYLPIDPAYPAERILYIIKDSGCKLVVDADMVATFRQDEHDHMAHGPVNHHEPEDLAYVIYTSGSTGQPKGVMITHRNLVNYIFAINRHYQVDDQDRIIQVSNIAFDASAEQVLLGLLFGASLYIISREETLDPVLLNQFLRKHRITHIHTVPALLDGVDTGGGLCLKRMVSAGEACPASLAERWSHRLKFYNKYGPTEATISSNIYLVSGQEERTIPVGRPLDNTQIYILDEQQQLQPIGVNGELCIAGAGLARGYLNNPSLTAERFIAHPFRADEKLYRTGDVARWLPDGTIAVSGRADDQVKIRGYRIEPGEITHFILGYEGIQQAVVIAAEIQPGEKDLVAYIVSAADVDIAALRSWLSERLPGYMVPAFFVALESLPLTANGKVDKRRLPLPAGNGERHTNYIAPRNATEQQLATLWQQLLSREAGVKDNFFELGGHSLKLSRLAAAIHQQFSVRVPLKELFLRPVLEEQAAWIAAQEQSAYQRIPVLDVREDYALSSSQRRMWLLSQLGDASTAYHMPAVLELEGTLDKDLLEAGFREVIRRHEILRTVFRENKAGEVRQFIIPAEEIDFSLLPGDDLHADLSAPFDLSAGPLLRARLYEISEGHYLLGFVMHHIISDGWSIDVLIKEVLHYYNGKGNTPLPALPLQYKDYAAWQQSCLLSPEMAASKAYWLDQFSGPLPVLELPTDGIRPAVKTYQGDFVTVDVPSAALKSLLLAQDATLFMGLLSLVNILLHRYSGQDDIITGSPVAGREHADLSGQLGFYVNTLALRTRLDRQHSFLQLLEQVKTVALGAYEHQAYPFDELVDALDLPRDLSRSALFDVMVVLQNNDRTTIDSDGLQVQPYAGADGGISKFDLLFNFTELSADTVRLRLEYNTDLYQQDTAVRMATHLEGLLLAVVNTPETPLGRLSYLPVAEQETLLHTFNNTTVAYPKDKPLAALFVEQARRTPDNTALVYEEVRLSYRELDHLSNRLAHYLRQRCQVQRDELVGIQLERSEWLIITLMAILKSGGAYLPLDTSYPQERIDYMIADSGCRLVIDAAVLEDFREHAADYSEQLPEQVNQPTDLAYVMYTSGSTGKPKGVMIEQRSVVRLVMGCNYVQLKGEEVLLSTGAVSFDATTFEYWSMLLHGGTLVMSSLDVLLDDEQLLQLVNREQVTMMWFTAGWFHQLIDRSPVVFRSLQTVLAGGDKLSATHVRVLQESCPQLTIINGYGPTENTTFSLCHVVDASQTEIPIGRPVSNSTAYVLDKEGQLCPIGVAGEIWVGGDGLARGYLNNPALTAEKFVVHPFIPGERLYKTGDIGRWTASGNLLFCGRADDQVKVRGYRIEPGEITHVIQGYEGIQQAVVIAAEIQPGEKDLVAYIVSAADVDVAALRSWLSERLPGYMVPAFFVALESLPLTANGKVDKRRLPLPAGNGGRHTNYIAPRNATEQQLATLWQQLLSREAGVKDNFFELGGHSLKLSRLAAAIHQQFSVRVPLKELFLRPVLEEQAAWIAAQEQSAYQRIPVLDVREDYALSSSQRRMWLLSQLGDASTAYHMPAVLELKGTLDKGLLEAGFREVIRRHEILRTVFRENKAGEVRQYIIPAEEIDFSLLPGDDLHADLSAPFDLSAGPLLRARLYEISEGHYLLGFVMHHIISDGWSIDVLIKEVLHYYNGKGNTPLPALPLQYKDYAAWQQSCLLSPEMAASKAYWLDQFSGPLPVLELPTDGIRPAVKTYQGDFVTVDVPSAALKSLLLAQDATLFMGLLSLVNILLHRYSGHDDIITGSPVAGREHADLSGQLGFYVNTLALRTRLDRQHSFLQLLDQVKTVALGAYEHQAYPFDELVDALDLPRDLSRSALFDVMVVLQNNDRTTIDCDGLQVQPYAGADGGISKFDLLFNFTELSADMVRLRLEYNTDLYQRDTAVRMATHLEGLLLAVVNTPETPLGRLSYLPVAEQETLLHTFNNTTVAYPKDKPLAALFVEQAQRTPDNTALVYEEVRLSYQELDRLSNRLAHYLRQRCQVQRDELVGIQLDRSEWLIITLMAILKSGSAYLPLDTSYPQERIGYMIADSGCRLVIDAVVLEDFREHAADYSEQLPEIINQSTDLAYVIYTSGSTGKPKGVMIGQHSVVNLIASQGRSFGVQPTDRILQFSALSFDASVEQIFLALLHGAALVVAPEATRQDPAAMMLLLSAAAITHFHATPSYLEMITPGAYNGLQRVVAGGEPCKRELAESWRGHVTFYNEYGPTETTVTNTLLSYAGQLSIGRPLDNTQIYILDEQQQLQPIGVNGELCIAGAGLARGYLNNPSLTAERFIAHPFRTGERLYRTGDVARWLPDGTIAVSGRADDQVKVRGYRIEPGEITYVIQGYEGIQQAVVIAAEIQPGEKDLVAYIVSAADVDVAALRSWLSERLPGYMVPAFFVTLDSLPLTANGKVDKRRLPLPADNGERHTNYIAPRNATEQQLATLWQQLLSREAGVKDNFFELGGHSLKLSRLAAAIHQQFSVRVPLKELFLRPVLEEQAAWIAAQEQSAYQRIPVLDVREDYALSSSQRRMWLLSQLGDASTAYHMPAVLELEGTLDKDLLEAGFREVIRRHEILRTVFRKNTAGEVRQFIIPAEEIDFSLLPGEDLHADLSAPFDLSAGPLLRARLYEISEGHYLLGFVMHHIISDGWSIDVLIKEVLHYYNGKGNRPLPALPLQYKDYAAWQQSCLLSPEMAASKAYWLDQFSGPLPVLELPTDGIRPAVKTYQGDFVTIDVPSAALKSLLLAQDATLFMGLLSLVNILLHRYSGQDDIITGSPVAGREHADLSGQLGFYVNTLALRTRLDRQHSFLQLLDQVKTVALGAYEHQAYPFDELVDALDLPRDLSRSALFDVMVVLQNNDRTTIDCDGLQAQPYAGADGGISKFDLLFNFTELSADMVRLRLEYNTDLYQRDTAVRMATHLEGLLLAVVNTPETPLGRLSYLPVAEQETLLHTFNNTTVAYPKDKPLAALFVEQAQRTPDNTALVYEEVRLSYRELDRLSNRLAHYLRQRCQVQRDELVGIQLERSEWLIITLMAILKSGGAYLPLDTSYPQERIGYMIADSGCRLVIDAAVLEDFREHAADYSEQLPEIINQSTDLAYVIYTSGSTGKPKGVMIGQHSVVNLIASQGRSFGVQPTDRILQFSALSFDASVEQIFLALLHGAALVVAPEATRQDPAAMMLLLSAAAITHFHATPSYLEMITPGDYNGLQRVVAGGEPCKRELAESWRGYVTFYNEYGPTETTVTNTLLSYAGQLSIGRPLDNTQIYILDEQQQLQPIGVNGELCIAGAGLARGYLNNPSLTAERFIAHPFRAGERLYRTGDVARWLPDGTIAVSGRADDQVKVRGYRIELGEIEQAILRQPAVKQVAVVVQELDGDKVIAAFMVSSPAIDKQQLKDSLSQVLPAYMVPSHYVDLAHIPLSSNGKTDKRLLPAVTPADIIRNEYCPPTNETESRLAEIWQEVLGIDRIGIRDNFFELGGHSLKATAMLSRVFREFDVSLDLQLLFRQPTIMYLAENINNAQWLRQQDADRFADKIII
- a CDS encoding UpxY family transcription antiterminator, producing the protein MSQFTPSWYLIYTRSRQEKKVAEQLSRCSIENYLPLKKERHKWKDRFKTVELPLFPSYVFVYLEDPLQYTTSIQVEGICHYVKFNNRIASISQQEIDNIRLLTVAGTGLEVCYDYIRPGEKYILQEGPLNGLSCEIVHFKGHHKFLVRVEILQRSILMDVPAIYIGEALAQ